A stretch of DNA from Methylosinus sp. LW4:
GCGAGCCGCTGGCCGGCAAATCCATCCTCATTCTCGACGAGGCGGGCCTCGGCGACGCGCTGCAATTCATCCGCTATGCGCCCTTGCTGGCGAGGGCGGGCGCGAAGGTCGCCTATCATTGCCGCCCCGCGCTGCAGCGCTTGATGCGCGGCCTCGGCGAGAGCGTCGAGATCATCGCCGCTCCGGCGCAGGATGCGGCCTATGATTATTGCGTCACTCTGTGCAGCCTGCCGCACGCCTTCGGCACGCGCGCGGAGACGATACCGGGCGGCTCCTATCTTTCTGCGGAGCCGGAACGCGTGGCGCTGTGGCGCGAGCGTCTCTCGGGCGAAGGATTGAAGGTCGGCATCGCCTGGCAAGGCAGCGCGCATTCGCGCTCCGACCATGCGCGCGCCGCGCCGCTCTCGGCTTTCGCGCCGCTCGGCGCCATTCCCGGCGTGCGGCTCTACAGCCTGCAGAAGAATTTCGGCGCCGATCAATTGCGCGACGCGCCCATGCGCGTCATGTCCTTCGGCGAGGATTTCGACGCCGGCGCCGACGCCTTCGTCGATACGGCGGCGGTGATCGCCAATCTCGATCTCGTCGTGACGATCGACACATCCATCGCCCATCTCGCCGGCGCGCTCGGCAAGCCGGTGTGGATCGCGATCAAGCATGCGCCGGAATGGCGCTGGCAATTGGAGCGCGAGGACAGCCCCTGGTATCACAGCGCGCGGCTGTTCCGTCAGGCGCAGCGCGGCGATTGGAGCGATGTCTTCGCGCGCATCGCGCGCGAGCTGGAAGCCCTCGCGGCGCCACAGGCGCGGCCGGCCGAAGCGGACGCCATTCTCATCCCCGGCTCGGTCGGCGAGCTGATCGATCGCATCACGATTCTGGAGATCAAGGCGCGCAAGATCGCCGACGCCGAAAAGCGCGCCAATGTGGCGCGCGAGCTGGCTCTGCTGCAAGGACTGCGCGACGAGCGCGGCTTCGTCGGCGGCGCGCTGGATGCGCTGGCGCGCGAGCTGGAGGAGACCAATCTCGCGCTGTGGAACATAGAGGACGATATTCGCAATTGCGAGAAGCGCAGCGATTTCGGCCCGCAATTCGTCGCGCTGGCGCGCAGCGTCTATCAGCGCAACGACCATCGCGCGGCGCTGAAGAAGCGCATCAACCTCGCCTGCGGCTCTCTGATCGTGGAAGAGAAATCCTATGACGAGGCGCCGCACGCCTCGTGAGCTTTCGCTGACGACTGGTCAAATCCCGCTCGACTTCGACGAGAACTCGAAACCTTCGATCAGCATGGGCGGGGCCGAGATCGCGGCGCCGCCCATCTCGGTCTTCACGCGCTCGCTCGCGCCGATCGCCGCTATGCGCGAGAAGGCGCCGTGGAGATTCTCGTTGAAGCGCATGTTGCGCACGGGCGCGACGACCGCGCCATTCTCGATGAGGAAATTGCCGTCGCGCGTCAGCCCGGTGAGCAGCAGGCTGCGCGGCTCGACCATATTGGTGTACCAGAAGCGCGTCACCAATATGCCGCGCCGCACGCCGCGGATCATCTCCTCGAGGCTCGTCGCGCCGCCGGCGACGGTGAAATTATGCGCCGCGGGAATGGCCTCGGCGCCGGATTTCTGCGCCCAATAGCGCGGACGCGCGAGCGTCTTCAGCACGCCCTTGTCCACCCACAGCCGCGCCTCTTGCGCGAGGCCCTCCTCGCCGAAGGGCGCCTCTGGCGCGATCGGGTCGCGCGGATCGGAGCGCAGCGAGAAATCGGCGCTGAACAGAGCCTCGCCGAGCTTGGTTCCGCCGCCGGCGCGCGAGAAGAAGCTACGGCCCTCGTCGGCCGGGCGGGCGCGCAGCATCCACATCAGCCATTGCGCCAGCTCGCCCACCGCTGTCGGCTCCAATATCACCGTATAGCGGCCGGGCTCGAGATCGAGCGGCTCCTCGTCGCGCGCCGCTTTCAGCGCGGCGCGGCGGCCGATGTCGGCGGGATCGAGCTGCGCGACCGAAAAATGCCGCGCGCCTGCCCAGCCGGACCAGCCGTCGCTCTTGTGGCGCGCGGTGGTCGAGAGATCGACGAAGCTCTCGCGATCATAGGCGAAGAGTCCGGCGCTCGAGGCCAGCGCCGAGAAGCGGCGCCCCCCCGCCGCGCAGCCGAACATGTTCACGCCCCGCGCCGTTCCCTCGGCGACGACGCGCGCGCTCGCCTCGGCGAGAAAGGCGAGATCGAGCGCTCCGGTCGCCTCGTCATAGCGGGCGCTCTCAGAATAGACCTGCGCGCCGAGCGGCGACAGAAATTCAGGGTCCGCCGGCAACAGGCGCGCGATCTCCTCCGAGCGCGCCACGGCGCGGGCGAGCGCCTCCCGATCGAGCCCGCCGACCGAGACCGAGCCGACGCGGCCGCCGACATGCGACTCGATGCGCGTTTTCACATGCGCCGTCGCGACATTGGTGGTGACGCCGCCGCCGGCGAAGCGCAGGCTCTGCGCCTCCTCGCCCTCGATATGGATCACGCAGGAGTCCGCCGCGGACAGGGACCGCAGACGATCGGCGAGGGCGAGGGCGTCGTCTCGCGTCAGGAACATGGCCGGCCTTTCTCATTCGACGGGTCCGGCGGCGGCCGGCGGTCGCATGATAAGATGGTTGTCCTCCATTCGAAAGCGTCCGGCGCGGCCGCGACTGTGGCCGCCGCGCAACAGCGGCTCCGATATTCGGCCGCGCCGGCGCCCGATCATTGACCCGGGAATTCCAGCGGACCTATTTTTGCCGCCGATGAGGACAATCTCCTCCATGCGCCGCCCGGCGCGCCGGCTCCTCGCCTGCGCAACGGTGATTCTCGCCCTATTGCAGGCCATCGCCCTGCTCGGCGCGACAGCGCGGGCGCATGGGGCCATCGGCCTCTCCCCCACTCTCTCGGCCGACGCGCTCTGCGCAGCCGCCCGCGACGGCGACGGAGCGCCCCTCGCCCATCACGCCGGCGAGCATCATTGCGTCCTGTGCTCGGATCGAGGCGCAGAACCGCCCGCCATCGCGCCCATCGCCGCGCCTCTCCTGCCGCCGCCGAACGGGGTGGCCAGCATAGGCGCGCGGGGGCTGTCGCCGCGCGCGCCGCCGCTCGGCTGGGCGAGCTCATGGTCCTCGCGCGCGCCGCCATCGGTCTGAAAATCGAATGCCGCCGCCCCTCGGGCGAGCGGCCGGCCTCGACCTTTCGGATCAATCGCGCTCGCGCGCCAGCCAGGGCGTTCCACTTTGTCTCGATCGATCTCGTCGCGCGGCGATCGGCCTGCGGACGCCAAACCGTGGCGGCTCCGCGAGCTGTTTCTCGCCCATAAGCGCGATCTCTTCGGCTTTCTCGTGCGCAAGGTCGGCGCCGTCGATGCGCCGGATCTGCTGCAGGAGACGTTCCTGCGCATGGTCCGCCATGATCGGCCCGAGACCATCGAGGACCCGCCGGCCTTTCTCAAGCAGATCGCGGTCAATCTGGCCCGCGATTTCGCCCGCCGCCGCAAGACTGAGGAGGGTCGTCTCCAATTCGGCGACTATGTGATCGACCCGCCGGCGCCGGAAACGCCGATCGAGGAGCGGCTCGACTATGAGCGGCGCTCGGCGCTGCTGAAAGCGGCCATGGCGACATTGCCGCCGCGCTGCCGCGAGGCCTTCGAGCTGCACATCTATCATGACGTTCCGCTCGCCGAGGTGGCGCGGCGGATGGACATATCCGACCGCATGGCGCGCAAGCATGTCAGCGTCGCGCTGCGCGCCTGCCGCGCTGCGCTGCGGAGCGAGACCGAGTGATTTTTTCCCGCTTCGAGGTTCCGTCTCGCGCCGGCGCCGCGTCATCTATAGCATCGGGCCGCGCGGCGCCGCGAGGACGGATGGAGAGATGACCGCAGACAAGGCGACAGAACCCGCGCCGGACGAAGCCGGGGACGCCGCGATCGAATGGTTCGTGCGCCAGCGCGAGGGACGGCTCTCGGCGGAGGAGACGGCCGCCTTCGAGGCGTGGCGCGCCGAGCCGGCCAACGCCGCCGCCTTCGACGAGGTGCTGCATATGTACGGCCATCTCGCCGGCATGAGCCCGGCTCGCCGCATGCGGCCGACGCCGCGCGCCGCGCGCGGGATGAGAGCCGCGGCCCTCGCCTTCGCCGCGGCGGCGGCGGTCGCGGTCTTCGCCTCTTATGACGAGATCGTCCTGCGGCTCGAGGCCGATCACATCACCGGCGTCGGCGAGAAGCGCCTGGTGACGCTGGACGACGGCTCGCATGCCCTGCTCGACTCGCGCTCCGCCATCGCCTTGCGCTATTCGGCGGGCGAGCGACGGCTCCGGCTCCTTTCCGGCGAAGCCTGGTTCGACGTCGCGCCCGACGCTTCGCGCCCCTTTGTCGTCGAGGCCGGCGAGGGCCGCGTGACGGCGCTCGGCACCGCTTTCGACGTCGCGCTGGAAAGAGGCGGCGCGCGCGTCACTGTGACGGAACATCGCGTCGGCGTCGCCAGCGGCGGCAAGACCACCATCGTCGAGGAAGGCCAGCAGACCGCATTCGAACGCGATGCGCCGGCGCATGCGCCGATGAGCGTCGATATCGACATGGCGACCGCCTGGCGACGCGGCAAGCTCATCGTCAATCGGCAGCCGCTCGGCGATGTGCTCGCCGCGCTCGGCCGCTATCATCGCGGCTATATCTATTGCGTCGATCGCGCGATCTGCGCGCGGCGCATCTCCGGCGTCTTCGGCGCAGAGGAGGACGCGCTGCAATCCTTGGCGGAGATAGAGGCCTCGCTCGGCCTGCGCGCCATCCATGTCACCCGCTATCTGATCCTGCTGTATTGAATTTGAACGCTTCATCGGCCCGCGAATTTTTTCGCGCGACGGAGGTTCCGCTTTTTCCGCCTGCCGCGTCCTGTTCCCGAGAGCCCGAACTCTATGGCGGGCGTTGCGACGGCGGGACGAAATGGCCATGGCGAGGAAGAAGTCGGCAGGCGAGGGCGTGAATATGAGTTCGACGGCGATCGCCTTGGCGCTGAGCGCGATGACGCTCGGCGCAGAGGCTCCGGTGACGAGCGCGCAGGCCTCCATCTCGCCGCAGGAGCGCGACGGCGCGCTGCGCGACTATCGCATTCCCGCCGGCGCCATGGAGACGGCGCTCAACGCTTTCGCGGACCGCAGCGGCCTGCATATCGTCTTCGACGTCGGCCTCACCGAGGCGATGAGAACGCGCGGCGTCGTCGGCGCCTATTCGGTGCGCGAAGGGCTCGACCGGCTGCTCTTTGGAACCGGCCTCTCCTATCGCTTGTCGGAGAATGGCCGTTCCGTCTCCATCATTCTCGCGCAGGCCGCGCGCGGAACCATGACCGACGCCAGCGGCGAAGAGCTGCCGCCCATCGACATCGGCGCGGAGCAGAAGCGCGCGAGCGGCGCCTCCAATGCGCCGGGCTTCGACGCCGAGCGCGCGCAGCAGCCGATCTATCGCGATCCGCCCGGGCAGACGGTGACGACCGTCGATCACAAATTCCTCGAAACGACGCCGATGCAGACAGTGCAAGACATGCTGCAATACAGTCCCGGCGTCTCCATCTCGCAAGGCACGATGCCGCGCGAGCTGATGCCGTCGATCCGCGGCTCCGGCAATCGGCTCGGCATGACCTATCCTTTCACCGTCCGCAATATCATGCTCTATGAGGATGGATTTCCCATCGTCACCGCGGACGGCAATGGCCGCACCGACATGCTGGACCCGCATTCCTTCTCCGGCGTCGATGTCTATCGCGGTCCCTCCTCCGCTATGTTCGGCAATTACGCCTATGGCGGCGCGATCAATTTCCGCAGCCTGACCGGCAAGGAGATCGACGGCGTCGAGACCGGATCGGAATTCGGCAGCTTCGGCTATTTCAACAATTATCTGCGCGCCGGAAAAAAGATCACGGATCGCGATCTCGGCGATTTCGACATTGCGATCTTCGGCTCCGACACGCGCGGCGACGGCTATCTCGCCCGCGGCGCGCATGAGTTCGATCAAGGCAAGGTGCTGGCGACATGGACGCCAGTTCCGACCGATCGGCTGACGTTCAAATTTCTCGCCAGCAGTTCCTTCGCGGAATTCATGAATCGCAGCTCGCTGACGCAATTCTACAAAAATCCCTATGGCAAGACTGTCGATTGCCGCATAGCGACGCCCGCCAATCTTCCCTTCTGCAACAATCTCTATGTGCCGGCGAATGGCGCCTTCACCAGCGGCGCCTCGGGGCTCGTCAATCAGAGCGTCTGGCAGCTCGGCACGCATTGGCATGTGATGCGCGACATCGTCGGCCTGCGCTATGAGCACGACTTCGACAACGCTACGACATGGCGCACGCAATTCACCTATGATTATCTCGATTACATCAACAGCACCTGGCCGCCGCCGAAAGTCGGCCCCGCCGTTTTCGGCGGTCTCGGCGGGCCGGTGGCGATCCGCGGTCCGTCCTATGGCGTCAGCGCC
This window harbors:
- a CDS encoding FecR family protein; protein product: MTADKATEPAPDEAGDAAIEWFVRQREGRLSAEETAAFEAWRAEPANAAAFDEVLHMYGHLAGMSPARRMRPTPRAARGMRAAALAFAAAAAVAVFASYDEIVLRLEADHITGVGEKRLVTLDDGSHALLDSRSAIALRYSAGERRLRLLSGEAWFDVAPDASRPFVVEAGEGRVTALGTAFDVALERGGARVTVTEHRVGVASGGKTTIVEEGQQTAFERDAPAHAPMSVDIDMATAWRRGKLIVNRQPLGDVLAALGRYHRGYIYCVDRAICARRISGVFGAEEDALQSLAEIEASLGLRAIHVTRYLILLY
- a CDS encoding TldD/PmbA family protein produces the protein MFLTRDDALALADRLRSLSAADSCVIHIEGEEAQSLRFAGGGVTTNVATAHVKTRIESHVGGRVGSVSVGGLDREALARAVARSEEIARLLPADPEFLSPLGAQVYSESARYDEATGALDLAFLAEASARVVAEGTARGVNMFGCAAGGRRFSALASSAGLFAYDRESFVDLSTTARHKSDGWSGWAGARHFSVAQLDPADIGRRAALKAARDEEPLDLEPGRYTVILEPTAVGELAQWLMWMLRARPADEGRSFFSRAGGGTKLGEALFSADFSLRSDPRDPIAPEAPFGEEGLAQEARLWVDKGVLKTLARPRYWAQKSGAEAIPAAHNFTVAGGATSLEEMIRGVRRGILVTRFWYTNMVEPRSLLLTGLTRDGNFLIENGAVVAPVRNMRFNENLHGAFSRIAAIGASERVKTEMGGAAISAPPMLIEGFEFSSKSSGI
- a CDS encoding RNA polymerase sigma factor; this translates as MSRSISSRGDRPADAKPWRLRELFLAHKRDLFGFLVRKVGAVDAPDLLQETFLRMVRHDRPETIEDPPAFLKQIAVNLARDFARRRKTEEGRLQFGDYVIDPPAPETPIEERLDYERRSALLKAAMATLPPRCREAFELHIYHDVPLAEVARRMDISDRMARKHVSVALRACRAALRSETE
- a CDS encoding TonB-dependent receptor domain-containing protein yields the protein MARKKSAGEGVNMSSTAIALALSAMTLGAEAPVTSAQASISPQERDGALRDYRIPAGAMETALNAFADRSGLHIVFDVGLTEAMRTRGVVGAYSVREGLDRLLFGTGLSYRLSENGRSVSIILAQAARGTMTDASGEELPPIDIGAEQKRASGASNAPGFDAERAQQPIYRDPPGQTVTTVDHKFLETTPMQTVQDMLQYSPGVSISQGTMPRELMPSIRGSGNRLGMTYPFTVRNIMLYEDGFPIVTADGNGRTDMLDPHSFSGVDVYRGPSSAMFGNYAYGGAINFRSLTGKEIDGVETGSEFGSFGYFNNYLRAGKKITDRDLGDFDIAIFGSDTRGDGYLARGAHEFDQGKVLATWTPVPTDRLTFKFLASSSFAEFMNRSSLTQFYKNPYGKTVDCRIATPANLPFCNNLYVPANGAFTSGASGLVNQSVWQLGTHWHVMRDIVGLRYEHDFDNATTWRTQFTYDYLDYINSTWPPPKVGPAVFGGLGGPVAIRGPSYGVSASTDITNHGAIFGLPATHYLGFFYDALKSDNPLYSQVPNVWNYGAIGGAVGNIESNHSNIGLRAREEIALTPQITAAIGFSSNWNRISGVYTVYNYANNGTMTRPTQIGVDNDYWNTAPEASLTYRYSPEWQFRARYATGYGTPNFMYLTNTPTGAGNNTSLKAQTNMGVDLGVDWTPAKNLTASVTLYHEWFRNEILTQANGLVSYQLNAPSSIHRGVEASVDWRPFDGWRLIAAYAYNDQYFTNFWDNLSSTVSYNRAGNRIPNVPTHTLTSRAGYDIPDGDLKGLGAFVEYVFKSSYTIDNANLTSVPGYGLVNLNVHYSRAIEDSYVKNIEVYFDVKNLFDRTYVAGANVLTNTLMTGTAVQTPAILLANSTGASIIAGSPRAFIGGVKLKF